The region CGACTGGCAGGTGCTCGAGGACGGTTTCGGCCAGCAGGTGGGAGTCCTCCGCGGGCTGGTAGACCTCGGTTTCGAGGTCGCGTCTGTCTTCGAGCCCCATCAGTCGTCCTCCGATGGTAGGTTGTGCGTCGTTTGGTGGGGTTGTTCGGTTGGGTCGTCGTCTGCATCGTCGGTCGCCGCGTCTGCGGGCGCTGAGTCCGCGTTCGTCTCCCCTCCGGAATCCAACTCCGATCCGTCTGCTGACGACGCCGATTCCGGTGCATCCGTCGACGAATCGTCCGCTGACGACGAATCAGTCGCTCGAGGCCCCTCGCCAGTCACCTGAAAGCCACCCGTTTCGGCCCGACCGGAGAGCTCCTGTTGTGGGTACGGAATCTTGATCCCCTCGTCGTCGAACGCCCGTTTGATCTCGTGGATGGCAGTCGTCCGGGCCTGAACGAACCGTCGCGAACTCGGGTTGTCGATCCAGAATCGGACGCCGAGCGTGACCGCCGAGTCGTCTAAGGATTTGGTGACGACCTGGGGCGATGGAGCGTTGAGCGACTTCTCGAGGTCCTCGACCGTATCCTTTGCCAGCGTTGATGCTCGCTCGAGGTCTGCCTCGTAGTCCACACCGACGTCGACTTCGACGCGGAGGCGACCCCGTTTCGACCGGTTCGTCACCATCTCGGAGGAGACGACGTCGTTCGGGATCATGATGTACTCCCCGTCGAACGACTGGATTCGGGTGTTGACGATCGAGATGTCGGTGACAATGCCCTCTTCGTCCTCTATTTCGACCCAGTCGCCGATCTCGAACGGCCGATCGAACATCAAAACGAACCCAGCGAGGACCGTCCCCAGGGTCTGCTGGGCAGCGATGCCGACGACGATCCCGAGGAAACCGGCACCAGCGAGCAGGCTGG is a window of Natronorubrum sediminis DNA encoding:
- a CDS encoding mechanosensitive ion channel domain-containing protein; the encoded protein is MFPLTVLERLSEATGFNAQIGATIAAIGFLVAILLSYRKIKGWFSNRTKPLYGDILATTVLIGSCFLTLAIILGVWDLTDDVQTLYTEDLGLSDDVVLQASVTFVIAVGTLIFTRFVKRLIDEVFGSASAVTDHQREITQRISQVVVWAVAIVVILGVWTDDLASLLAGAGFLGIVVGIAAQQTLGTVLAGFVLMFDRPFEIGDWVEIEDEEGIVTDISIVNTRIQSFDGEYIMIPNDVVSSEMVTNRSKRGRLRVEVDVGVDYEADLERASTLAKDTVEDLEKSLNAPSPQVVTKSLDDSAVTLGVRFWIDNPSSRRFVQARTTAIHEIKRAFDDEGIKIPYPQQELSGRAETGGFQVTGEGPRATDSSSADDSSTDAPESASSADGSELDSGGETNADSAPADAATDDADDDPTEQPHQTTHNLPSEDD